The Candidatus Neomarinimicrobiota bacterium genomic interval TCCAGGACATGGATAAGGGTCCCCTCCCCCGTTTCACCGGAAAGGCGTTTGAAAATCTCCAGATTTCGGATCGTATACTGATCCAGTCCCATATATTCATTCAGGTGGATCCGCCGGACTGATGTAATATGGGCTAACTGGCGTTGAAAATTCTCTTTGATATAATGAAGCACCGCTCCGACAGCCCGGATTTCTCCACTCCCCTCTTCCAGGCTCAGTCCTTTCAGGGAGTGCGTGCGAAAATGCCCGTTGATTTGCTCCCGGCCGTAAACCGTATCGAAAATCCAATCCGGAAGGGGTGTATTCAATCCACCGTAATGGGGAACAAAAGATTTTATCTTTTCCTGCTGTTCATCACTGTAGAGAAGTTCTGACGGTGGACGGGCGTTGAAATAGTCCCGGATTTTCTCTTTGGAATCCCTCAGGAAAAAGAAATCCCCGGTGGATATATCGGACAGAGCCAGAACGGCACTGTTTTCACCAAGCCATAGAGCACCGAGAAAATTGTTCTCACCGCTTTGCAGAAACTTGTCATTTACTGCCGTGCCGGGAGTGACAATTTCTGTAATATCCCGTTTTACCAATCCCTTGGCATGTTTAGGATCTTCCAGTTGCTCACAGATGGCCACCTTGAGTCCCGCTTTCAGAAGTTTATGCAGGTAGGTATCCAGTGCGTGGTGTGGAAAACCTGCCAGGGGAGTATCCGCCGCCTTGCCGTTGCTCCGTTTGGTCAGGGTGATCCCCAACACACGGCTTGCGATCCTGGCATCGTTTTCAAATGTCTCATAAAAATCCCCCATGCGGAAAAGTACCACCTTATCCGGGTGTTTCGCCTTCACCGCTTTATATTGCCGCATGAGAGGTGTGAGTTTTTCCTTATCCGTCATAAGAGATAATTTACGTATGATAAGGAGGATTAGGAACGGAAGATTGATTTGATTGAGTCGGCAGTCGGTAGTCATCAGTCGTTAGTCGACAGTCATCAGTCGACAGTTTCCAAGTCCCAACACCCGTTAATCCACGCAAACACACCAGCCGCGTAGCGACGCTAAATTCTAACTTCTAACTTCCAAAAAAGGATTGGTTGATTGACAGCCCCGGACTTCAATCCGGGAGATTGAACGCTGCAGGTGCTGGAATACCCGTTCAAGACTCGCTACGCTCGTTTCCAAAATTCCAATGCTCTAAGAATTCTCCCGTGATTTATCCCTGTCAGTATTGTATATTCTCAAAAAATATGAGGGGGTTTGATGAGCAGTTCACATAAGGAAAAAATCACATGTCCGACCTGCGGACACCAGCAGCCGTTTGAGGTGTGGGACAGTCTGAACGCTTCCAAAAATCCCGAACTGAAAGAAAAACTGATACATGGTGACCTGACAACCATGGTTTGTGAAGCATGTCAGTCTGCAGTCTTTGTAAAATTCGATATGATCTACCACGATCTGAATAAAAAAATGATGATTCTTCTCCGGTATCCGGACGAAAACGGGAATGTACCGGAATTTGATCCGGAATCCCTGGGACTGGTAAAAGCCATGGGGGATGATTATATCCTTCGTTCGGTGTACAATTTCCCCGATTTCCTGGAAAAAATCCGCATTATTGACGATGGTTTTGATGATGTAACTCTGGAAATCCTCAAATACATGTTCCGTGTCTCCAACCATTTGGAACCGGATGAAATGTTACTGTACGAGGGAACCAATAACGGTCAGGAAGGTGAGAAGCAGATCGTCCTGATACGTCCCATGGGTTCGGAATACATGGCATATCACTACCCGGTGAATCAATTGCATGTACTGGATGACACGCGGCTTCTTATTAACCTGAATGATTTTAAAGAGAATGATGTCTGGCTGAAGGTGGATCAGGAAACAATTGCAGAACAACT includes:
- a CDS encoding CpXC domain-containing protein; amino-acid sequence: MSSSHKEKITCPTCGHQQPFEVWDSLNASKNPELKEKLIHGDLTTMVCEACQSAVFVKFDMIYHDLNKKMMILLRYPDENGNVPEFDPESLGLVKAMGDDYILRSVYNFPDFLEKIRIIDDGFDDVTLEILKYMFRVSNHLEPDEMLLYEGTNNGQEGEKQIVLIRPMGSEYMAYHYPVNQLHVLDDTRLLINLNDFKENDVWLKVDQETIAEQLTMNTD